A single window of Camelus ferus isolate YT-003-E chromosome 7, BCGSAC_Cfer_1.0, whole genome shotgun sequence DNA harbors:
- the ZBED6CL gene encoding ZBED6 C-terminal-like protein: MAQVDPCYHLPPPAFFSGKALPLLYEAMGEQVRQEMRWAKGGCVHLSVSVAAQDTVVDYVAITAHWGMTRPGSQQVGSGSPRKQAVLWVWGLPLESALEDRQRELREQLSLWLSHGSLRPGFLVAGGCPSLEQAVRTEGYIPVPCFVHCLDSLVGSFLCHHHSVQIILGTARAICSHFQGSAEARRLLSRLQRRCGLPAHQPFWELSDHWVSAYHLMEWLVEQQRPLQEYEEKHQLGKAGTALSAMFWSLTDSLVQLLRPFQMVVREASTTQASLSLVLPQLRYLHIFLEQVRGYFEEQSAGEMGAAVRLAEGLALQLTTDGQLTELFHREEFVLATLLDPRFKGRIEAILPAGADIDHWKQVLVYKVKEIMVSEYSLPPSPSLQSPRAVRADAALSGRVAKSSGAEGKDQEDPVQRGSASESLLFGQREKSLLEQLESVGLLASRRSGASLSMENHQASVIVKKYLRENEVVGAQEDPLAYWEKRWDVWPALARLATIYLSCPPTGTFSASVLASLGSRTITEHDPPLPVDAIQHLLFLKTNLENFPSYTPPPLIFPSGDLADVEQTSEPDRTV; encoded by the coding sequence ATGGCCCAGGTGGATCCCTGCTACCACCTGCCACCTCCAGCCTTCTTCTCTGGGAAAGCCTTGCCTCTGCTCTATGAAGCAATGGGGGAGCAGGTGCGTCAGGAAATGCGGTGGGCTAAGGGTGGCTGCGTTCACCTCAGTGTGTCCGTGGCAGCCCAGGACACAGTTGTGGACTATGTGGCCATCACTGCCCACTGGGGGATGACACGGCCGGGTAGCCAACAGGTGGGGTCTGGGAGCCCAAGGAAGCAGGCTGTGCTCTGGGTCTGGGGCCTTCCCCTGGAGAGTGCCCTAGAGGACAGGCAGCGGGAGCTGCGGGAGCAGCTCAGCTTGTGGCTCAGCCACGGCTCCCTGAGGCCGGGCTTTCTGGTGGCGGGTGGCTGCCCCAGCCTGGAGCAGGCGGTGAGGACAGAGGGCTACATCCCTGTCCCTTGCTTTGTCCACTGCCTCGACTCTCTGGTGGGAAGCTTTCTGTGTCACCATCACAGCGTCCAGATCATCCTGGGCACGGCCAGGGCCATCTGCAGCCACTTCCAAGGCTCCGCAGAGGCCCGGCGGCTCCTCTCCCGGCTGCAGCGGCGGTGCGGCCTCCCAGCGCACCAGCCCTTTTGGGAGCTCTCGGACCACTGGGTCTCTGCCTACCACCTGATGGAGTGGCTGGTGGAGCAGCAGCGGCCACTGCAGGAGTATGAGGAGAAACACCAGCTGGGGAAGGCGGGGACGGCCCTGTCGGCCATGTTTTGGAGCCTGACAGACAGCCTGGTCCAGCTCCTGCGGCCCTTCCAGATGGTGGTCCGGGAGGCGAGCACCACACAGGCTTCCTTGAGCCTGGTGCTGCCCCAGCTGCGCTACCTGCACATCTTCCTGGAGCAGGTTCGCGGGTACTTTGAGGAGCAGAGCGCTGGGGAGATGGGTGCAGCTGTGCGGCTGGCTGAGGGCTTGGCCCTGCAGCTGACCACTGATGGCCAGCTCACCGAGCTCTTCCACCGCGAGGAGTTTGTGCTGGCGACCCTCTTGGATCCCCGCTTCAAGGGGAGGATCGAGGCCATCCTGCCCGCGGGGGCCGACATTGACCACTGGAAGCAGGTGCTTGTGTACAAGGTGAAGGAGATCATGGTGTCGGAATACTCCTTGCCTCCCTCGCCGTCCCTGCAGAGCCCCAGGGCTGTGCGTGCGGACGCCGCCTTGAGTGGCAGAGTGGCCAAGAGCTCCGGGGCAGAGGGAAAGGACCAAGAGGACCCTGTGCAGAGAGGCAGTGCCTCTGAGTCTTTGCTGTTTGGCCAGAGGGAGAAGAGCCTGCTGGAGCAGCTGGAAAGCGTGGGGCTGCTGGCCTCCAGGAGGAGTGGTGCCTCGCTCTCCATGGAGAACCACCAGGCCAGCGTCATTGTGAAGAAGTACTTGCGCGAGAATGAGGTGGTGGGTGCCCAGGAGGACCCCCTGGCTTACTGGGAGAAGAGGTGGGATGTCTGGCCAGCCCTGGCGAGACTGGCCACCATCTATCTGTCCTGCCCCCCGACGGGCACCTTCTCGGCAAGTGTCTTGGCCTCCCTGGGCAGCCGGACCATCACGGAACATGACCCCCCTCTCCCAGTGGACGCCATCCAGCATCTTCTCTTCCTGAAGACCAACCTGGAGAATTTCCCCAGCTACACCCCGCCGCCCCTTATCTTCCCCAGTGGAGACCTGGCTGATGTGGAACAGACCAGTGAGCCTGACCGCACGGTCTGA
- the RARRES2 gene encoding retinoic acid receptor responder protein 2 isoform X5: MWQLLLPLALWLGAMGLGRAELTEAQHRGLQVALEEFHKHPPVQWAFQKTSMDSAMDMPLSAGTFVRLEFKLQQTSCRKKDWKNAECKVKPNGGSKEHQEAQCSRVQRAGEDLQSYYLPGQFAFLKALPPS, translated from the exons ATGTGGCAGCTGCTGCTCCCGCTGGCCCTGTGGCTGGGCGCGATGGGCTTGGGCAGGGCTGAGCTCACGGAGGCCCAGCACCGGGGCCTGCAGGTGGCCCTGGAAGAATTCCACAAGCATCCGCCCGTGCAGTGGGCCTTCCAGAAGACCAGCATGGACAGTGCCATGGACATG CCCTTGTCGGCCGGGACCTTTGTGAGGCTGGAATTTAAGCTCCAGCAGACGAGCTGCCGGAAGAAGGACTGGAAGAATGCTGAGTGCAAGGTCAAGCCCAACGGG GGAAGCAAGGAGCACCAGGAGGCCCAGTGCAGCAGGGTGCAGCGGGCCGGTGAGGACCTCCAGAGCTACTACTTACCCGGACAGTTTGCCTTCCTCAAAGCCTTGCCCCCCAGCTGA
- the RARRES2 gene encoding retinoic acid receptor responder protein 2 isoform X4, protein MWQLLLPLALWLGAMGLGRAELTEAQHRGLQVALEEFHKHPPVQWAFQKTSMDSAMDMPLSAGTFVRLEFKLQQTSCRKKDWKNAECKVKPNGQGSKEHQEAQCSRVQRAGEDLQSYYLPGQFAFLKALPPS, encoded by the exons ATGTGGCAGCTGCTGCTCCCGCTGGCCCTGTGGCTGGGCGCGATGGGCTTGGGCAGGGCTGAGCTCACGGAGGCCCAGCACCGGGGCCTGCAGGTGGCCCTGGAAGAATTCCACAAGCATCCGCCCGTGCAGTGGGCCTTCCAGAAGACCAGCATGGACAGTGCCATGGACATG CCCTTGTCGGCCGGGACCTTTGTGAGGCTGGAATTTAAGCTCCAGCAGACGAGCTGCCGGAAGAAGGACTGGAAGAATGCTGAGTGCAAGGTCAAGCCCAACGGG CAGGGAAGCAAGGAGCACCAGGAGGCCCAGTGCAGCAGGGTGCAGCGGGCCGGTGAGGACCTCCAGAGCTACTACTTACCCGGACAGTTTGCCTTCCTCAAAGCCTTGCCCCCCAGCTGA
- the RARRES2 gene encoding retinoic acid receptor responder protein 2 isoform X2, whose protein sequence is MWQLLLPLALWLGAMGLGRAELTEAQHRGLQVALEEFHKHPPVQWAFQKTSMDSAMDMPLSAGTFVRLEFKLQQTSCRKKDWKNAECKVKPNGRKRKCLACIKLDSEDKVLGRMVHCPLEMQAQQGSKEHQEAQCSRVQRAGEDLQSYYLPGQFAFLKALPPS, encoded by the exons ATGTGGCAGCTGCTGCTCCCGCTGGCCCTGTGGCTGGGCGCGATGGGCTTGGGCAGGGCTGAGCTCACGGAGGCCCAGCACCGGGGCCTGCAGGTGGCCCTGGAAGAATTCCACAAGCATCCGCCCGTGCAGTGGGCCTTCCAGAAGACCAGCATGGACAGTGCCATGGACATG CCCTTGTCGGCCGGGACCTTTGTGAGGCTGGAATTTAAGCTCCAGCAGACGAGCTGCCGGAAGAAGGACTGGAAGAATGCTGAGTGCAAGGTCAAGCCCAACGGG agaAAGCGGAAATGCCTGGCCTGCATCAAATTGGACTCTGAGGATAAAGTCTTGGGCCGGATGGTCCACTGCCCCTTAGAGATGCAGGCTCAACAG GGAAGCAAGGAGCACCAGGAGGCCCAGTGCAGCAGGGTGCAGCGGGCCGGTGAGGACCTCCAGAGCTACTACTTACCCGGACAGTTTGCCTTCCTCAAAGCCTTGCCCCCCAGCTGA
- the LRRC61 gene encoding LOW QUALITY PROTEIN: leucine-rich repeat-containing protein 61 (The sequence of the model RefSeq protein was modified relative to this genomic sequence to represent the inferred CDS: inserted 1 base in 1 codon), with the protein MEPRGEKPGEADGVRVTPQLLKSRSGEFALESILLLKLRGLGLVDLGCLGECLGLEWLDLSGNALTQLGPLASLRQLAVLNVANNRLTGLEPLAACENLQSLNVAGNLLAXGLECLRLRDPLARLSNPLCASPTYGAAVRELLPGLKAIDGERVSGCGSDFYQLCRDLDSSLRPSSGPGPRAREAQPWVEPGYWESWPTPSSAILEEACRQFQATLQECRDLDRQAGDSLAQAERALGPAGTTSSFVF; encoded by the exons ATGGAGCCTCGGGGTGAGAAGCCAGGTGAGGCTGATGGGGTGCGCGTCACACCCCAGCTGCTCAAGTCACGCTCGGGCGAGTTCGCCCTGGAGTCCATCCTGCTGCTGAAGCTgcggggcctggggctggtggaCCTGGGCTGCTTGGGGGAGTGCCTGGGCCTCGAGTGGCTGGACCTGTCGGGCAACGCGCTCACCCAGCTGGGCCCGCTGGCCTCCCTGCGCCAGCTGGCTGTGCTCAACGTCGCTAACAACCGGCTGACGGGGCTGGAGCCCCTGGCCGCCTGCGAGAACCTGCAGAGCCTCAACGTGGCCGGCAACCTGCTGG GGGGCCTCGAGTGCCTGCGGCTCCGCGACCCGCTGGCCCGGCTCAGCAACCCGCTCTGCGCCAGCCCCACCTACGGGGCCGCGGTCCGGGAGCTGCTGCCCGGCCTGAAGGCCATCGATGGCGAGCGCGTGAGCGGGTGCGGCAGTGACTTCTACCAGCTGTGCCGGGACCTGGACAGCTCCCTGCGCCCCAGCTCAGGCCCCGGCCCCCGAGCCCGGGAGGCCCAGCCCTGGGTAGAGCCTGGGTACTGGGAGTCCTGGCCCACCCCCAGCAGCGCCATCCTAGAGGAGGCCTGCCGGCAGTTCCAGGCCACCCTACAGGAGTGCCGCGACCTGGACCGCCAGGCCGGGGACAGCCTGGCCCAGGCTGAGCGGGCGCTCGGCCCTGCAGGCACCACCTCCTCCTTTGTCTTTTGA
- the RARRES2 gene encoding retinoic acid receptor responder protein 2 isoform X3 gives MGLGRAELTEAQHRGLQVALEEFHKHPPVQWAFQKTSMDSAMDMPLSAGTFVRLEFKLQQTSCRKKDWKNAECKVKPNGRKRKCLACIKLDSEDKVLGRMVHCPLEMQAQQQGSKEHQEAQCSRVQRAGEDLQSYYLPGQFAFLKALPPS, from the exons ATGGGCTTGGGCAGGGCTGAGCTCACGGAGGCCCAGCACCGGGGCCTGCAGGTGGCCCTGGAAGAATTCCACAAGCATCCGCCCGTGCAGTGGGCCTTCCAGAAGACCAGCATGGACAGTGCCATGGACATG CCCTTGTCGGCCGGGACCTTTGTGAGGCTGGAATTTAAGCTCCAGCAGACGAGCTGCCGGAAGAAGGACTGGAAGAATGCTGAGTGCAAGGTCAAGCCCAACGGG agaAAGCGGAAATGCCTGGCCTGCATCAAATTGGACTCTGAGGATAAAGTCTTGGGCCGGATGGTCCACTGCCCCTTAGAGATGCAGGCTCAACAG CAGGGAAGCAAGGAGCACCAGGAGGCCCAGTGCAGCAGGGTGCAGCGGGCCGGTGAGGACCTCCAGAGCTACTACTTACCCGGACAGTTTGCCTTCCTCAAAGCCTTGCCCCCCAGCTGA
- the RARRES2 gene encoding retinoic acid receptor responder protein 2 isoform X1 translates to MWQLLLPLALWLGAMGLGRAELTEAQHRGLQVALEEFHKHPPVQWAFQKTSMDSAMDMPLSAGTFVRLEFKLQQTSCRKKDWKNAECKVKPNGRKRKCLACIKLDSEDKVLGRMVHCPLEMQAQQQGSKEHQEAQCSRVQRAGEDLQSYYLPGQFAFLKALPPS, encoded by the exons ATGTGGCAGCTGCTGCTCCCGCTGGCCCTGTGGCTGGGCGCGATGGGCTTGGGCAGGGCTGAGCTCACGGAGGCCCAGCACCGGGGCCTGCAGGTGGCCCTGGAAGAATTCCACAAGCATCCGCCCGTGCAGTGGGCCTTCCAGAAGACCAGCATGGACAGTGCCATGGACATG CCCTTGTCGGCCGGGACCTTTGTGAGGCTGGAATTTAAGCTCCAGCAGACGAGCTGCCGGAAGAAGGACTGGAAGAATGCTGAGTGCAAGGTCAAGCCCAACGGG agaAAGCGGAAATGCCTGGCCTGCATCAAATTGGACTCTGAGGATAAAGTCTTGGGCCGGATGGTCCACTGCCCCTTAGAGATGCAGGCTCAACAG CAGGGAAGCAAGGAGCACCAGGAGGCCCAGTGCAGCAGGGTGCAGCGGGCCGGTGAGGACCTCCAGAGCTACTACTTACCCGGACAGTTTGCCTTCCTCAAAGCCTTGCCCCCCAGCTGA